The sequence CTTGGaatttttccttctcaaCATTCATGTCTAACAGTTTTTACGAATACCGAACGCCACGCTTGATGTGCTACAAAAACGGATGGTGACGATATGGGCTTGGCGCTTCTTTGGGTTTTCAATTCTTACGGTAGATGCTTATTTGGAATCATAGCTTGTGTTGGGTGTTGGGTTGAGGATTTGGAATACGTGCCCAAGTTTTAGGGGCGGCTTTAGAGCGGCTTTAGAGCTAATACCAAACATTGAATGCAATAACTAGAGTTTGTATTGCAAGGTGGCAGTGCTCTTTGATCTATGCCATGCAGGTGATGAAATCCCTCCGTCAACTCCGGggtggctggctgctgagaGAGGCGATGCTTGCGAGGTGGTGCTCAATAATCATGAAAAAGTGCGGACTTTGACGGATGAATATGTGGCGATTGTTATCGTCATACACTTGGTACGACACCAAATTTCCTTCCTGGTTGGTGGATTACCACGTAGTCTTGCCAATAAGGTTAATGCAGGTTGAGTTGGATGCATGCAGAGTGCATATCACAGTACCATTGGAGCATTGTTGTAGGATCTAGCACGCAGCGGGTTGTGAAGTTTAGGCTATACAAGGCGTACTCGAAGGCTTTCTTCCATGCTCCATCGATAACAACTCCAATCAATATGCGAGGCTGAGATGCCGCGCTAATGCTAAAAATTATACCTACTACTTTGCATAAATTGACCATGAATCGGAATCTTAGAAATTCTCTTACTGTTATAGCCATGGAGATGCGAAAAGgcggaagaaaagagagacaaagaaagGCATAGGCATTTTGAAACTTTGCAGGGCGGCGAGGAAATAAGAAACGCTTAAGTAAAGCATCGGCTTGGCGCGTGACTTTGCgcgctgctgggctgggctgggctggcgtGCCGATTGATCATGCTTTTTACTAAATCACCTCACATGGGCGCAGTTGATAACGTGCTTGAATTTTGACTGAGGGTACTACGTGTTTGACTTGTTTCTTCGCGACAAGGATAAATCAACATAATTTTCAAATGATTTTGTCTTGAATCTACCTACGCAATGCCCGGTGATATAGACAACTCGCTGTTAGAGCGTCTACAAGCGCTGCGGGGTTCAAGCTCCGGCTCATCTAGTCAAGCAGCTCCGATAAAGTACGAGACGATATCTCAACCGCCAGGCGTATTCTCGGCAAACGAAGAACAAGGCGTATGCTAAATGTTTGCAGGTTCAGCGTAGATGTGATTGAAAGGTCAAAGCCAGCAACTAGAGAAGACACACTAGCCGCTCGGTTAAAGTCCCTCCGGGCCCAGGACGGAGGctcagcctcatcatcaGGACAGAGTTCTCTCGAAACGGAGAAGACAGATGCCAGGGCAGTGCCCCCATCGTCGTCAGAATCGAGGTCCGCCAAGGCTGGAAACCCGGCATCTCAAGAGAAGCCAGCTAAACTAGAAGATGACGCCGATGCAGACTTTATGTTCTCGACGGATGACCAGACGTTGGAGGAGCTACTGGGCGATGTCAGCCCTGATGAGAATCCTGTGACGGAGCCAAGCGATGAGCAAGTCAGGGCGCTGTTAGAAGAACTGTCACTATCTGTACCGAaagatgatgcagatgaagaagagcgtgAGAAGGAGGCTGATGATTCAGACAATTCTGATGGCGAGCGTATGCAAACGAAAGCAAACGATGTTATTGCTAGGCTCAAGGATGAAATAGAGCTTGAAGCCACTCTCGGAAATGCAGACGATGAAACCGATTCTACAATACAGCACCAGAAAGAAGACCAGCAAGAGGGGGAAGAGAGCAACCCCGCCAACATTGACTTCATCATTCCTTCACTCCCCTCCAACCTGGACGAtcttccagcttcttctcctcaacgGGTTGGCGCTACAGCCGGTATGGACGATATAACAGCTCGTATGGCGGCTCTCCGAGCTCCCAACACTGATgactccttttctcttccctctgTTCCCAGTTCTAAGCCCTCTGCAGGTGATAAGCCTGTCAAGCGACTTACTAGCAAGACGGATTACACAGATGACGATATCGATAGCTGGTGCACCGTCTGTCTCAATGACGCCACGCTACGCTGCTTAGGTTGTGACGACGATCCTTACTGTACGCGTTGCTGGAGGGAGATGCATATTGGGCCGGCAGCTGCGTTTGATGACGGAAGCCATAAAGCTGTTCAGTTCACAAGAGCGAGGAAAAAGGACCAGCAAAGGGTAGCGCTAGGAGCTTGATATTCCACTAACGAAAGAAAGactaaaagaagaagaagaagaagaaaaagaagaagaaaaaaaatcagaaAAGATATTAAGATAGGCCGGCACGTCTGCAAAGAAACTTTCTGGCTAAGCGTCTCTTAACTAGCGATTTGTGCACGCCTTCCCCAGGATAAAAACAAACCAATAATGGAGCATTCGCC comes from Trichoderma asperellum chromosome 3, complete sequence and encodes:
- a CDS encoding uncharacterized protein (EggNog:ENOG41), producing MPGDIDNSLLERLQALRGSSSGSSSQAAPIKFSVDVIERSKPATREDTLAARLKSLRAQDGGSASSSGQSSLETEKTDARAVPPSSSESRSAKAGNPASQEKPAKLEDDADADFMFSTDDQTLEELLGDVSPDENPVTEPSDEQVRALLEELSLSVPKDDADEEEREKEADDSDNSDGERMQTKANDVIARLKDEIELEATLGNADDETDSTIQHQKEDQQEGEESNPANIDFIIPSLPSNLDDLPASSPQRVGATAGMDDITARMAALRAPNTDDSFSLPSVPSSKPSAGDKPVKRLTSKTDYTDDDIDSWCTVCLNDATLRCLGCDDDPYCTRCWREMHIGPAAAFDDGSHKAVQFTRARKKDQQRVALGA